From the genome of Spinacia oleracea cultivar Varoflay chromosome 2, BTI_SOV_V1, whole genome shotgun sequence, one region includes:
- the LOC110805737 gene encoding probable anion transporter 5 has translation MQENKFPRRYLIVLLTFVCTAVCYIERVGFSIAYTIAADAAGVNQSSKGTILSTFYYGYALSQVPGGWAAQKIGGRRVLLLSFVLWSLTCALVPLDPNRVFMLVIARLLVGVAQGFIFPSIHTVLAQWVPPHERSRSVSLTTSGMYLGAAAGMLLLPTLVKFKGPQSVFVAEAALGAMWSVLWFKYASDPPRSEHPKAAAAGFGESLLPVKGNHKLKVENGGSSIKTLNIPWKKILVSLPVWAIVVNNFTFHYALYVLMNWLPTYFEQGLQLSLQEMGSSKMMPYLNMFLFSNIGGVVADHLITRKLMSVTGTRKFLNTLGFIVASLALMALPMFRTASGAVFCSSVALGFLALGRAGFAVNHMDIAPRYAGIVMGVSNTAGTLAGIVGVELTGQLLEAAKVADFDISSPESWRLVFVIPGILCILSSVVFMIFSTGERIFD, from the coding sequence ATGCAAGAAAATAAGTTTCCAAGGCGGTATTTGATTGTACTTTTGACATTCGTATGTACGGCTGTCTGCTATATTGAGAGGGTGGGCTTCTCAATTGCTTATACGATTGCTGCTGATGCTGCTGGTGTAAATCAATCAAGCAAAGGCACGATACTTTCTACTTTCTACTATGGATATGCCTTATCACAAGTGCCGGGAGGTTGGGCAGCTCAGAAAATAGGTGGCAGGCGTGTGCTATTGCTTTCATTTGTCTTATGGTCGCTGACTTGTGCTCTAGTCCCGCTGGATCCCAATCGAGTTTTCATGTTGGTTATTGCCCGCCTCCTTGTTGGTGTAGCTCAAGGATTTATCTTCCCTTCGATTCACACAGTTTTGGCGCAGTGGGTTCCTCCCCATGAAAGATCTAGATCTGTTTCTCTTACCACGTCTGGGATGTACTTAGGTGCAGCTGCAGGAATGCTTCTGCTTCCGACCCTGGTGAAGTTTAAAGGGCCTCAGTCTGTCTTTGTAGCCGAAGCAGCGTTAGGAGCCATGTGGTCTGTGCTTTGGTTTAAATATGCATCAGACCCTCCTCGATCTGAGCACCCCAAAGCTGCTGCTGCTGGTTTTGGGGAAAGCTTATTGCCTGTTAAAGGTAATCACAAGTTAAAAGTGGAGAATGGAGGTAGCTCAATCAAAACTTTAAACATACCTTGGAAGAAAATTCTTGTCAGCTTACCTGTATGGGCTATTGTGGTCAACAACTTCACTTTCCATTATGCCTTGTATGTACTTATGAATTGGTTACCGACATATTTTGAGCAAGGCCTACAACTTAGTCTCCAAGAAATGGGTTCTTCTAAAATGATGCCATACCTCAACATGTTTTTATTCTCGAATATCGGTGGGGTGGTTGCTGATCATCTTATCACCAGGAAGCTTATGTCTGTTACTGGGACAAGGAAGTTCTTAAATACCCTAGGATTTATTGTGGCTTCTCTGGCGTTGATGGCACTACCCATGTTTAGAACCGCTAGCGGAGCAGTGTTCTGTTCTTCTGTGGCACTCGGCTTCTTGGCTCTTGGAAGAGCTGGGTTTGCTGTGAATCACATGGATATAGCTCCAAGATATGCTGGAATTGTTATGGGAGTTTCCAACACAGCAGGTACACTAGCTGGTATTGTTGGTGTTGAGCTAACCGGACAGCTTCTTGAAGCAGCAAAAGTTGCTGATTTTGACATCTCTAGCCCAGAAAGTTGGAGATTGGTATTTGTTATTCCTGGTATACTGTGTATTTTAAGTTCAGTTGTCTTCATGATTTTTTCAACCGGGGAAAGAATTTTTGATTGA